From the genome of Ptychodera flava strain L36383 chromosome 20, AS_Pfla_20210202, whole genome shotgun sequence, one region includes:
- the LOC139120739 gene encoding brain acid soluble protein 1-like: MAAADNSSVGTIVSDNASADNVFAPSLCGEGESNQEETEYVVVDDINSVSSAEGDDQQAEEGTVCESDPEAPAERGSARVDEETQPPGQDNGVTSAPRQYDETSSSREKAKTRDSEDTVGEYKGYSQNNDSEDRDADNENQSSNYSSSGSSSANVLPSVSQCDATGETPEPDPGSQSIACEANVLSTTQQAVEEDNVVVPVAISENHSALAIASAVSETPATDVAGTIETGANDVVGSMETGSPEVSKTMSMETLSDSGMVATVSNSCETPTTETQSDSNIVNADNDKTTSPLDEAEAMDTTSNEAPVPGVSFDEDGENSAVVTGAMSDLGEQENPPQATSLTVSEETNQPDTHPEQENGEVTTTVSSSLQETTTSQAMVTDSKNPTVKA; this comes from the coding sequence atggctgcgGCGGACAACAGCAGCGTGGGTACCATTGTCTCCGATAATGCTAGCGCAGACAACGTCTTTGCACCATCTTTGTGCGGTGAAGGCGAATCAAATCAAGAGGAGACAGAGTATGTAGTAGTTGATGACATTAACAGCGTTTCTTCGGCGGAAGGAGACGACCAACAAGCTGAAGAGGGCACTGTCTGTGAGAGTGACCCTGAAGCTCCCGCTGAGCGCGGTTCTGCCAGGGTTGACGAAGAGACGCAGCCTCCAGGACAAGATAACGGCGTCACCTCTGCTCCAAGGCAATACGATGAAACAAGTTCAAGCCGTGAGAAAGCGAAAACGCGAGACTCGGAAGATACGGTAGGAGAATATAAAGGATATTCTCAGAATAATGACTCCGAAGATCGTGATGCAGACAATGAAAATCAATCCTCGAATTACAGTAGTTCTGGAAGTAGCTCTGCAAACGTATTGCCTTCCGTTTCTCAGTGCGACGCGACGGGAGAAACACCAGAGCCAGACCCTGGTAGCCAGTCTATCGCATGCGAAgctaacgttttatcaacaacACAACAAGCTGTCGAGGAGGACAATGTTGTCGTACCAGTAGCAATATCGGAAAACCACTCGGCTCTGGCCATTGCATCTGCAGTCAGCGAAACCCCTGCTACTGATGTGGCAGGGACAATTGAAACAGGCGCTAATGATGTGGTTGGGTCAATGGAAACGGGCTCCCCTGAGGTTTCGAAGACAATGTCAATGGAGACGCTGTCTGATTCAGGAATGGTAGCCACAGTGAGTAATTCATGTGAAACGCCAACAACAGAAACACAAAGTGATAGCAACATTGTCAATGCAGACAATGACAAGACAACATCACCATTAGATGAGGCAGAAGCCATGGACACCACTAGCAATGAGGCTCCAGTGCCAGGAGTTTCGTTCGATGAAGATGGAGAAAATTCAGCAGTTGTCACAGGTGCAATGTCTGATCTTGGTGAGCAGGAAAATCCACCTCAAGCAACATCCCTGACTGTCTCTGAAGAGACCAATCAGCCTGACACACATCCTGAGCAAGAGAATGGTGAGGTCACCACCACCGTATCTTCATCTTTGCAAGAAACGACAACATCTCAAGCCATGGTGACAGACTCTAAAAATCCGACAGTCAAGGCGTAG
- the LOC139120167 gene encoding oxaloacetate tautomerase fahd2, mitochondrial-like: MRLVQFVEKGGVFIRTGVELSAGGDVVDLPACDITLPREMTGFLRGGPKLLEAAKKAALARRNVIPRDKIDLKEPITNPGKVLCVGLNYKDHCAEQGLPVPDEPVVFSKFSSCIIGPGDDILYPDVSNAVDWEAELVIVIGKAGKNIKESEAMDYVVGYTVGHDVSARDWQLHKNAGQCLLGKSMDTFCPIGPAIVTKDEIQDPHKLGIRCRVNGQTMQDSNTDQLIFKTETLVSFISRFVTLYPGDIIFTGTPPGVGFSRKPDPVYLKRGDVVECEIDGIGTLTNKIV; the protein is encoded by the exons ATGCGACTTGTGCAGTTTGTTGAAAAAGGGGGTGTGTTCATACGAACTGGCGTTGAATTGAGTGCAGGCGGCGACGTTGTCGATCTGCCGGCTTGCGATATCACTCTTCCCCGTGAAATGACTGGATTTCTCAGAGGCGGGCCAAAGCTGCTCGAGGCTGCGAAGAA GGCTGCCCTAGCTCGGAGGAATGTGATCCCGAGAGATAAAATCGATCTGAAGGAACCTATTACAAACCCAGGCAAAGTTCTGTGCGTTGGGTTAAATTACAAGGACCACTGTGCAGAGCAGGGACTACCAGTTCCCGACGAACCGGTTGTCTTCAGTAAGTTTTCCAGCTGCATCATCGGGCCAGGAGATGATATACTGTATCCAGATGTTTCCAATGCCGTTGACTGGGAGGCTGAGTTAGTCATTGTCATCGGAAAAGCAGGAAAGAATATCAAG GAATCAGAAGCAATGGACTATGTCGTTGGTTACACAGTGGGCCATGATGTCAGTGCACGTGATTGGCAGTTGCATAAAAATGCAGGACAGTGTCTGCTTGGGAAGTCAATGGATACGTTTTGTCCAATTGGACCCGCTATAGTTACCAAAGATGAAATACAAG ATCCTCACAAGCTTGGGATACGGTGTAGGGTGAACGGTCAGACCATGCAAGACAGTAACACAGACCAACTTATCTTTAAAACGGAGACCTTGGTGTCTTTCATTTCAAG GTTTGTCACACTCTATCCAGGAGACATCATCTTTACTGGTACACCTCCTGGTGTAGGTTTCTCAAGAAAACCAGATCCAGTCTATCTGAAG